The Pochonia chlamydosporia 170 chromosome 1, whole genome shotgun sequence genome window below encodes:
- a CDS encoding fatty acid synthase subunit alpha reductase (similar to Pyrenophora tritici-repentis Pt-1C-BFP XP_001942351.1): protein MLLTSSSGPIRTPVGACATALESLDTGCDLIIAKKAKVCLVGGVEDFVEDVSYEFGSMRAMANTDAEFAAGRRPEDMSRPTASSRSGFMESQGCGIQVLTSAELALEMGLPIYGIVSYTNMSADKASRSKESYISARRKLLDLRKRQIGDWREASIQDVLSDPHDVLLFPATEDVERHRDECISALEEEAKRQVAEATFNLGNSFWKDCTKQQLSPLRGSLATWGLGIDDITVASLHGTSTVQNDLNETLVIEEQMKHLGRKDGNLLPCVTQKWLTGHSKGAAGAWMVNGCLQMMDTALIPGNRNADNVDKELRSRQHLLFPNVPMGTDGIKACSVTSFGFGQKGSQALLVHPRYLFATISAESFQLYAGKRQMRWKAATAAFVRGMVNENMASLAIKSSAPYAKDQEIQTLLDPNARL from the exons ATGCTTTTGACATCCTCGTCTGGTCCTATCCGAACCCCAGTAGGCGCGTGTGCCACAGCGCTCGAGTCTTTGGATACAGGCTGTGACCTGATTATAGCTAAAAAGGCCAAGGTCTGTCTTGTCGGCGGAGTCGAAGACTTCGTCGAGGACGTCTCTTATGAGTTTGGAAGCATGAGAGCGATGGCCAATACGGACGCCGAGTTTGCCGCTGGTAGGCGTCCCGAGGACATGTCCCGGCCGACAGCTTCCAGCAGAAGTGGCTTCATGGAATCACAGGGTTGTGGCATTCAGGTGCTGACTTCAGCCGAGCTGGCACTTGAGATGGGACTACCTATATACGGCATCGTGAGTTACACCAACATGTCCGCGGATAAAGCCAGCCGGTCAAAGGAGTCTTA CATATCGGCACGTCGCAAGCTTCTCGACCTGCGAAAGCGACAAATAGGAGATTGGCGCGAGGCTAGTATTCAAGACGTCCTCTCCGACCCTCATGACGTACTGCTGTTCCCCGCGACCGAGGACGTAGAACGCCATCGGGATGAGTGCATTTCTGCACTTGAAGAGGAGGCCAAGAGGCAGGTGGCAGAGGCGACCTTTAATTTAGGTAATAGTTTCTGGAAAGACTGTACCAAGCAGCAACTTTCCCCTCTACGAGGATCTCTGGCGACCTGGGGACTCGGAATCGACGACATTACAGTTGCGTCATTGCATGGAACGTCAACCGTCCAAAATGATCTGAATGAAACGTTAGTCATTGAAGAGCAGATGAAACATCTTGGTCGTAAAGATGGTAACCTCTTGCCTTGCGTCACCCAAAAGTGGCTAACCGGCCATTCTAAGggagcagctggagcatGGATGGTGAACGGTTGTTTACAGATGATGGATACGGCTTTGATCCCCGGCAACAGGAACGCTGATAATGTGGACAAAGAGCTCCGTTCTAGGCAACACTTGCTATTCCCTAACGTGCCCATGGGCACGGATGGTATTAAAGCATGCTCGGTCACATCGTTCGGATTTGGGCAAAAGGGGTCCCAAGCTCTTTTGGTTCACCCGCGATATCTCTTCGCTACTATTTCAGCTGAATCTTTCCAACTATACGCGGGCAAAAGACAAATGCGGTGGAAAGCGGCAACCGCAGCGTTTGTGAGAGGCATGGTCAATGAAAACATGGCGTCCCTGGCTATCAAGTCGAGTGCTCCGTATGCAAAGGATCAAGAAATACAGACGCTGCTCGACCCAAACGCAAGATTGTAA